One genomic window of Denticeps clupeoides chromosome 14, fDenClu1.1, whole genome shotgun sequence includes the following:
- the fntb gene encoding protein farnesyltransferase subunit beta, translated as MDAAPTALRCFRDAHLAELLRDDGLKTVTSAEQRKVECSIQEVLCVYRQMHSSPEPALLREQHYQYLKKGLRHLSDAYECLDASRPWLCYWILHSLELLEEPVPASIASDVCDFLARCQSPTGGFAGGPGQHAHLAPTYAAVNALCIIGTDESYGVINREKLLDFLYAVKQPDGSFVMHVGGEVDVRSAYCAASVASLTNIITPTLFEGTHNWILSSQNWEGGLGGVPGLEAHGGYTFCGTAAMVILGKEHMLDLKALLRWVTSRQMRFEGGFQGRCNKLVDGCYSFWQAGLLPLLHRALYRDGDSTLSMSRWMFEQQALQEYILLCCQNPAGGLLDKPGKSRDFYHTCYCLSGLSIAQHFGNKDLHHELILGREENRLAPTHPVYNICPEKVARAIDHFHKLPVPVEITATADPATES; from the exons ATGGACGCGGCGCCGACGGCCCTGCGCTGTTTCCGAGACGCTCACCTGGCGGAGCTCCTCCGGGACGACGGGCTCAAAACGGTGACCTCCGCGGAGCAG AGAAAGGTCGAATGCAGCATTCAAGAAGTCCTCTGTGTTTACCGGCAAATGCACAGCTCACCAGA GCCTGCTTTGCTGAGGGAGCAGCATTACCAGTACCTCAAAAAAGGATTACGGCATCTTTCAGATGCATATGAG TGTCTGGATGCCAGCCGGCCTTGGCTTTGTTACTGGATCCTGCAcagcctggagctgctggaggagccGGTGCCCGCCTCCATCGCCTCAGA CGTGTGCGATTTCCTGGCTCGCTGCCAGAGCCCAACGGGCGGCTTCGCCGGCGGCCCGGGTCAGCACGCCCACCTGGCACCGACATATGCTGCTGTCAACGCCCTCTGCATCATTGGCACCGACGAGTCTTACGGTGTCATCAACAG GGAGAAGCTTCTCGACTTCCTGTACGCGGTGAAGCAGCCAGATGGCTCCTTTGTGATGCACGTGGGCGGGGAGGTGGATGTCAG GAGTGCTTACTGTGCAGCGTCTGTGGCCTCGCTCACAAACATCATCACTCCGACGTTATTTGAAGGGACCCACAATTGGATCCTGAG CTCTCAGAACTGGGAGGGCGGTCTGGGTGGAGTACCAGGCCTGGAAGCCCACGGAGGCTACACCTTCTGCGGAACAGCGGCCATGGTCATCCTGGGCAAGGAGCACATGCTGGACCTCAAGGCCTTATTA CGCTGGGTGACCAGCAGGCAGATGCGCTTCGAGGGCGGATTCCAGGGCCGCTGCAACAAGCTGGTGGACGGCTGCTACTCGTTCTGGCAGGCGGGGCTCCTCCCCCTGCTCCACAGGGCACTGTACAGAGATG GGGACTCCACGCTCAGCATGAGTAGATGGATGTTTGAGCAACAGGCCCTGCAAGAGTACATCCTGCTGTGCTGCCAGAATCCCGCCGGCGGACTGCTGGACAAGCCGGGCAA GTCCAGAGATTTCTACCACACGTGCTACTGCTTAAGCGGCCTCTCGATAGCACAGCACTTCGGGAATAAGGACCTCCATCACGAACTGATACTCGGGAGGGAAGAGAACAGGCTG GCGCCCACCCACCCGGTGTATAACATTTGCCCAGAGAAGGTGGCCAGGGCCATAGACCACTTCCACAAGCTCCCCGTCCCCGTGGAGATAACGGCCACCGCGGACCCCGCGACTGAATCATAG